DNA from Rhipicephalus microplus isolate Deutch F79 chromosome 5, USDA_Rmic, whole genome shotgun sequence:
TGATGTTGGCGGCTTGTTCGAGGAGCAGAGGTTATGTTCTGTACGAAGGGCTCGGTTTTGTGTTTTCGTGgtcttttttctgtttcttttcgcTCCATTAACTGGCCTTGATTTGCCTCCTTCGGGCACTTTTACGCAGGGCGATGAAGAATTTTATAACTTCCGAGTCGGCCAGCCGTCGCTTAGACGCATCCTTAACATCTCGTGGGTGGTGTTTTGTATCTACAAAGTCTTTCTTTTGAATCATGGGAATGCCTTCCACCTCGAATAACGGAATTGTAGACGTCTTGTCGATAGTTTCACGACTATTGCACGCTGACGACAGTTCTAAAGGCCTGGGCCAGATCTTTGTAGGTAGCGGTTGTTTTGTGCGGGCTCCTTTAATGGTCGTTACTGCAGCCAAGGCGCTTATCGATTGGCTTCCCTTACGTTCAAGATTATGCCCGGAGGCTTACTCGTCTGGCATCTGTGCTGCACGATTACTTTCCAATAGACTTCGGCTGGATGGCGGTGACGCAGACGCCGAGAGTGCCTTTCTTTCTGCTTCCATTTTAACCTGTTGTCTTATTGATGTTAAATGAACCTCTCGACCCTTTAAGGTTTCCGCGATCTTATATTCTGCTCCGACCCTTATTAGAATAATCTGGCGCTCGTAAATATCAGCTTCCTTAGTCTCAGCTCCCAAATTATCGATATCGACTGTATTCTCAGCTTATTTGTCAATTCGTCTGAGTTCCTCATACTGTTCAATCAAAACTCGGCGAATACGTCGTAACTCACCGATTGGTGGGCGATCCAATTGCCGAAGACGTTCGGTATCTGCGATGACTTGCGTGACGGCCGTGCGTGTTTTGACTCCGCCCTTCGAAGAGGGCCTCCATGATCCGATCTAGTGTCGGAAATGGGATACATCACTGGCCGGCCGTGTCACGAGGCGAAGCTGGAGTCAACATGGCATTCATCGCAGAATGTTCGCACAGCGAAGATGCGGGAATCGTAGAGATGCCATCCTTCACAATTTAGGACACCCGTAGGGTTAGGCTCGCACATCAGCTTTACCCACGGTggcttcacaaaagtcctcgaGGCTACGACTGCGGTCGAAATTCGTGAAGTCCGCTCCATCGCAAGTCCGTCGGTCCTTCCTCCCGGGTTGCACGGCACCAAAATGTAGAGAAAATTTAGGACGAGCCGTCGTacttgttcttgttgcccttcattcgtggctcatacccactgggGGTTAccggccaataattgagtggtcttataaagtattATTTGATTTTAGAGTTCATCTCTTCATTAAACAAACCCAGATTTAATCTCAATGATTATAGTCGCTCGTAAACACAATAATaaacatatagtcatgttttacatgacacgcatgtcatgattattatgtttggacgtgttatttaccttcgtcgtctactcaCGCCACgtagtaccaagtttggtatacgttGACTTACCGAAGTGGCCGGGaatgcgctatgagcgtagcatgtagtcatcttttacatgacacgcatgccatgattatcttgtttggacgtgtcatgtaccttaatcgtccgttcgcgtcatgtaatacgaaattttgtacatgtgaagcttgcgaaacggccgcgaatgcatcgtgagcgtggcatgtagtcattttgttacatgacacgcatgtcaggagtatcatgtttgcacaagcacGGCCACCTGGATCACGGCGCGCCCAATTCAGGCGGCCACGGCACAactcacgtaccttcgtcattcattcacgtcccgtaatagcaaatttggtacatgtgaagctagcgaaatggccatgagcgtatcatgagtgtagaatgtagtcatgttgttacacgacacgcataaatcatgattatcatgtttgaacgtgtcgtttaccttcgtcgtccgttcgcgtcacgcgataccaaatttggtatatgtgaagctagcgaaatggccgctagcgcatcatgattatggcatgtagtcatgttgttacatgacacgcatctcatgattatcatgtttgcaccagacgcatacttttgtcatccattcacgtcccgcaatattAAATGTTGTaaatgcgaagctagcgaaatggctgtgagcgcctcatgagcgtagcatgtagtcatgttgttacctgacatgcatgtcatgatttacatgttagtGTCTGTCACTTGGGTTCGCATTGCAGTcgtgtcatactataccagttttgcaacatgtaatgGAAAGACACTACTGCAAGAGCACCAAGatcatgacatgtaaattatgaaaTTTATGAGATATGTGttacaattttcatgttatgactagtcacttatgctcgtcgtaCAGTCGTACTATGTCATACCATTTTTGATATAGATCTCATATCTCATTACACAAACGGCCAAGTCGTGGGCgccttgacagacagacagacagacagacagacagacagacagacagacagacagacagacagacagacagacagacagacagacagacagacagacagacagacggacggacggacggacggacggacggatagacagacggacggacggacggatagacagatagatagatagatagatggatagatagatggatagatagatagatagatggatagatagatagatggaaagatagatagatggaaagatagatggatagatagatagatggaaagatagatggatagatagatagatagatagatagatagatagatagatagatagatggatagatagatagatagatagatggacggatagatggatggatagatagatacgttcaatcTCGCCGCAGTTCGCtaagatatgcttcgcatttaaaaactggtatggtatcacatgactaCATTGCGAACATAAGTTGACATAGGTGACAGGCCCTAGCGTGGAtttcatgacgtgcgtgtcatgtaagaacatgactacgtgctacgctcataatgcactagcggccgttttgctagcttctcgTATACGAAAtgtggtgttacgtaacgtcaaaggacgacgaaggtatacgactggtgcaaacatgatagtcatgacatgcgtgcaatgTAAGAgcgtgactacataccacgcccatgttgcgctcgtagccgtttcgctagcttcacatatagcacattgggtattacgtgacgtgaatagacgacggaggtaaatgacacgtccaaacatggtaatcatgacgtgcgtttcctgtaaaacatgactacagggTATACACTCgtatagcgcgctcgcggccatttcgcttgcttcacatatactgaaCTTGTTAATACGTGACGTggatggacgacgaacacaaattccAGGCGCAAACACGACAAttatggcatggaagtcatgtacggcattatttacgtccgcctcgtaaagttgtggcaattttgaagtgacatatcaaccttcctcattcgtgcttcgcatatcatcgattcccactgtacgtgggacctgccaatttttttaatagAAAAGAAGGGGCCGTGAGCGTACAGCGGGGAGTAATGCCTTTATTGGATGCCAAATGTACGGAGGCGGAGACCATACAGCGGTACAATGAACGCATAAATGTTTCATATACGTCGTGCCGGATCCAGGGGCAAGCTCATTTGGCCTTGCAAGTCTCGTCGTAGACGGTCTCGTAGTTGCTTCCGCACAGCAGGTGGAAGATGAACTTGCACGAGTGGGTCAGGTTGTTCTTCCTGTGAGCAGGTACCAGCAGCGAGCAGGCATTCTCTGCGAATAAAAAAGAGGGGCAGAATCAATCAAAACGGTTCCTGTGATCCATGCGTAGGCCTGGAAGATTTTGTCCAGACAAGCCGATGCTGCCTTGCCTCGCACGACCGTCGTGCGCGGTCAACTGATATCACTTCGTTTTCTGCATTTTTTCAAGCGCAGATAACACCACGTAACTGGTGAAAAAGCGAGAAATCTAGATAGACTCAATGTTTCAGTGCTGACGTTGTCTACGCGCTTCATGAAGAAGTAAGTGGTGAGGAAAAGATTGTGCCCGTATAAAGGGTGCTGAAGACGAGAAAGGAAGTGCCTCGGCTCTGAATTCGCAGTGATGAGCGCTCCCCTATATAAGGGCTATTCAAACATGTAGTCAGTCCTACGGAGGTCCAAGTGGAGCGGCTTTGGATATGGAACCGTGTATACTGTGTCTTGATGTGATTGGACATTGTTGTTGACACTCAGAAGGCGACTTCGTGTGTCAGCCTCTGAAGTGCCAACAGGGCACCGTGATTCAGGAATGGCAAGTGACACGAGAAATCGATACGGTTGACTGGCAATCATCTTCGCTGGCTtccatcacatttttttttattgaagcctTCAAGAGTCTTATTTCTTTTGCCCCCAAATCCTTCGTCCACGGAGCGAGAATTCTTCTTTCTCCGTGCCCTCGTCCCTCAGCGAATGCTAAacgcttattattattattatttctttaggTTTGTCACTGTAACGACGAAACTTGAAGCGCTCTAAGAGTTGGCTGTCTTTGACAAGAGTGAAAATTGTCAAGCTGgcataatttaaaaaagaaatacttttTAATCCCTAGCAAATTTAATTCACCTCAGTGAgctttcattttttgttgttgacGAAACTATAGATTTAACTAAACAATTCGCTGGTCCAATATCGAGTTTGGCAAATCTAGATTGATCTGTAGTCACATTATAAAGTGGTGCGTGGTTGCGTGCGTGGTTgcatgcgtgcgcgcgtgtgttagGTGCTCCGTCATACGCGAATATTGACCGCCGGCGCCAAAGCAAGTGATGCAGAAAATTATAATCGCGCGATGACGTAACAAAGCACCAAAATTAGTGATGACATCATTACGTCACGTGACGTCaagcgatgacgtcatcgtggaATAGTCTCTTGGTCAGTGGCGGGCCGATCACTGAGTCTGTACGAAAACAGTTGACGTGCTGGAAGCTTTAAATGTCTTCGATCATGGAGGCCAGGTAAAACGACGTTAGGAGCAGAAGTTTGGGAGTTGACTACAAGACTTgtactttcattttctttttgatCGATATCAAGTGATTGTTGTTAGTAGTTATGGACTATTTCTTGCATGATATCAAACTTAATTTTTTGCTGCTTTTTACTTTCATAGTATTGCAGTTTCTGTTGTATATTTCTAATTGCACATGCACTAGCTTATATAGCTATGGGACCATACAGCTTGTGCATATTTTGTATATGTGTCATTACTGACTAATTAATTACTGACTAAATAATTTCTGACCGAGTGGCTAACTATACAATACTGCCTAATTAATTAGTAACACCTAATTAActatatatgtaaataaatattgCTCCCCCACCCTCCGGGGTGAGTACCCCGGCAGGCGGGGGAGGATGAAGAATGCATCCACTGAGAAGGAAAAGCGGCATAGTAGACAAGCTCTTTTGTAGTCAGCTTAGCTGAGAAACACAGCTTCTTGAGCGAAATGCAAAGCGCGGTTGACCTTACCGCCAATGTACGGGTGCCTGTAGACCTTGCATTCGTCACAGTCGGAGTACGCGCTAAACAATGAGACGCTGTGGCCTTTCTTGGGTCCTGTAATGAAAAACATGAGGATCATTTCATTAAAAACGCTCACGTAGCGTGCACCGTCCTTCGGACATGATCACGTCGTGCAATTTAGAGCGAAATTAACTACCGAAAGTACCGCTTCAACTTATTATTCGATGTACCTGTACAACCCCCCCTCCCTCACAGgtgagaaacaaaaagaaaactatgcCATGTGGCAAACATGGTCACCATCTGGAGTAGTATAATGAATAAAAGAAAACGAGGCTGAACGAAcgtcgtttttttgttttcacatGCGCCCGTGTTAAAGTACATAACATTTACGATTAATGCTTACCAACTAGCTCAATTTTCCATCGGTATTCTATCATATTCACGATTTATTCTTGCGCTTCGCATCACCAGAGGTGGAGGAGGCACTGCAGGGACTACAGGACAGTTGGGGCGCGAACTCACggcaggcactgcgccatgctcccgaccgggttgcagaaattaggtgccttttctcatcttctaaccactataccaccaccaCTCACGGCGGTGTTATTCACATCTTGCgaagtgccaaaaaaaaaaaaaagttaacattCACATAGGATGAATAAGGAAAATGGCGGGACGGTGACAGAAAGACTATAAACGACGAACAACTCAAAGGCATATTTCATATAACCTTGCATCATCTTATGTTTTAGTCCTTTTGCCATGTTTCGGCCTTTTTCTTATTCATGCTATCTGAATTGTTGACCTTTATTTGACACTTGACAAGATGTTAACGAAACAGTCGCCAGTTTACGCACGTAGGcacgtgtgctcggatttgggtgcgcgttagagaaacccaggtggtcgaaatttccggagccctccactacatggcgtctcttataatcatatcttgtggttttgggacgttaaaccccacatatcaatcaatcaatcaatcaatcaatcaatcaatcaatcaatcaatcaatcaatcaatcaatcaatcaatcaatcaatcaatcagttaatgCACCAACTGCCTTGTAATCTCTATCTCGTCCCCACCTCTTAATACGAAGAGCAAGAAGAAATAGTGAACCACCAACTGGCCGAATTCATGGCTCTGTTCGGtacagcaggtcgcgggttcgattcccggctgcggcggctgcatttccgatggaggcggaaatgttgtaggcccgtgcgctcagatttgggcgcacgttaaagaaccccaggcggtcgaaatttccggagccctccactacggcgtctctcataatcatatagtggttttgggacgttaaaccccacaaatcaatcatcaatctgtTCGGTACAATGTCAAAATATTGCCATGCTGTCGAATTTGTCGTCTTGTCAGTTCTGATTGGTTGGCTCGTAGAATCGTGGCTTCCTGCTCCTTTTGATTGTCCTGTGACACGCGTTATTGAAGCGTAAATGTCAAGGAACGTTCATCCCGAGCGTGAAAAAACTGCAAGCGTTGAAGCAACAAAAAACTTTGGGCAAGTAAGCGCGCTCGTGCCGCGTGGCAACCACCAACCACCACCTTATCTAGACCCGCCGCAGTGCCAAAGTAGTTATGCTGCTCGACAGCTGACCTGAAGATCTCGGGATCGAACACGGGCAGCGGAGGCTGCATTTAAATGAAGGCGAGACggcccgtgcgcttagatttaggcACACCGCAAAGAACTCCAGATTGTCAAAATTCCCGGAACCCTCCAGTAGGGCGTCCCTCAATCATGGTCATTTTGGCATGCAAAACCCAAAATTTGATATCATTACCACTGGCACTCAGGTTTGCTACATTTATCCCTTCGTCGTAGCCTTACAATTGGAAGCTTTAGATGGCGCACAATGTGGAATTTAACCTCAGGTGCACCCCTAGACTATATGGCACAAGTTCCAAGTACCTTACTTACGACATGTCAAGGTACGACCTATAGTAATTAAGCTTCATAAGTGACATATTGTAATCGAAATCTTCCGTAAAAATCAACTATAGCGGTGGTTTATGTGTTAGCTCTGAAACCACAATAGGACACGCCCATTCTTTCAATGTCATTTGCATTTCTTCACGTATAATGCTCCGGAAACAGCATCACTCCGCGCCACTGGCTGCGGTATGTGATTGTGGTTACAGTTCGCAAGATTTTACGCTTACCGTTAAGCAGAGTCACGTTGTGCTTGTTGTAGTATTTGTATCCCTCCGTCTTGTGCAGTTCCGTCGTGAACTCCCTGtataatggaaagaaaaaaaaatgtatttgacAAGTTCACATTGGCTTCCAGTCCCTCATATCGTGTATAAGTAAtccgcgcgaaaaaaaaaaaacacgcaatatttttttttatttccttcccGAGCAATGCACGTGCCCTTTTGTttacgtcatttccgtgacagcAATATACGTTCAGTCTTGGTGGACGCTGGCGTAAAACACCTTCGCGTTAAAAACAGAGCCGTGAGTATACCAATGAGATTTTTCGAACACACATCACCACGTTCAGTTGCTCGCCATATTTGTCGTGGTGCAATGTTTAGTGTTGCTTTGCGAAACACGAGGGTTCGGGTTCGATTTCCATTCATAGCGGCTGCATTTGGATTAGGGCGAAACGAAAGGAAAACCATCCGTGTGCTTACGTTTAGGCGTTAACGTTAAAGAGTTTCGCAAGCCCCTTTCCCTTCAAAGTGATAGTATGTTTCTGCCCTTTCGCCCTTAGCCGAGCCTACTAAGGTACTCACAGAACTTGTCCGGTGGCGTCCTTGAGATGTGCGTGTGCAGTTCCGTTCACAAGGGGCTTGGTCTGCGCTATGTAGGCGCACTTGCCATCGTCGAGGTACGGGTCATGCTCGAACGTCCGGTAGACTACGTACCAGTAAGTCTCGTACGGGAAGCACTGCACAAACAATCGGCAAATGCATAATCAAGAGTGTTTCTCGAAACGAGCCCTGACAAATGCGAGAGAAAACCCGCGGGCATGTAACTAACTGAAATTTTCGTCAGTTTATATGTGCGTGGATATCATTAGACAAAGGTCCGATACGGCCATCGGGGCTGTCCGCCTACTGACCCGAAGGCTGTGGCGTCGATTCCTGGCCGTGACGGACGTATTTTGAGGAAGTTCGAGGGAGTTTGAGGTTCGTGTGCTTGAATACGTGCAGGGTCGAAATTTCCTTCCGGACTCCTCTACTGCTACGGCCATCATTAATTATATTGTTGTCTtgcgacgtaaaaccccagaagtTACTATTATGATTAGATAGAGAGTCTATAAAGGCAGCATTGCTGTTATAATAGCTCATGATTTACGTCACAGCCAAAACTACAAATGATTGAGCCATCGCTGGCGAACATTATTAGCCATCATTCAGCCAACGTTagccagtgtcaaccagtgcagGTAGCACGCGAGCAAGTACGGTAGGACAAGACATCATCCGTCACGGTGAACGAATTGGCGTTGATCGGCGGTTGAGCACGCGGAGGTATCATCTCACGTACAGAATACATTTCGATGCTAGCACGTTTGTTCATCGTTCGCACCGAAATCTCCTGTGGTGGTGCCACGGATTTCAAAGTGATTTCTCGTATTCTGGCCGCACCGGTTTGGAGAAATTTCCTGGCGTTTCGTACGTTAAATCTACGCCTTTCTCAGAAAGCAATGCATTTCAGTTTCATCGACTTGGAACTGCGTAGGCCCTAGCAGACGCCGTCAACATCATTGACGTTGCGATGGCTGGTGCGCAAACTTGTAGGCGGCGTTTCCACCCACGTTTTCTCGCTCGCCAAGCGTCTTCTATAGAAGCAAGCTTGGTGCTTTTAGTATCGCGAAAGGGTAGTTTACTAATACGGGATTTTTTTCCCGTTTTAGTAACCCTTTGATATGCTAGCTATCAATGTATCTGCAAAGTGTACGTACTTATGCTTGACCTCACGTCTTTACTTATAGACTATAATGAGCTGCATTGGTAAGTGTATCTGTTAAGGACACACAGGCTTGACCAACGTTACATCTTTACTTATAGACTATAATGAGCTGCATTGGTAAGTTGCGCTAATCTGCTTGAAACCTTTAACGCCAGAGAAGGCATTGGTAAGCCAAAGCTTTCACATTCAATTAACCTTGAAGTAATCAATTTTGACAGTTGCGACACAGCTGCGGTTATACTTGTTTACCAGTAAAGTGGCGCTGCTGTGCACAATACCGTGATTGAGCCAGAGGCTAAAATTACGCGTGCCTTAAAGACATTTTCTATGCCTAAAAAGGTCGAGAGAACGAGACACTTTTCCGAAACCTgacgtacagccgtcagcaccttcaACACTAACGCTCCGCCGCGTGTCCCGCAGTAGTTTGATTGACTCTGACACCAAGTACGTTTGGGTTCTGTTTccaagatgctaaccatacaagccgacatactatccaagcctaccgaggtattatctcggcaaaagcGCTCAGCACTTCGCGGCTGGCATCAATCAAACTAGCCCAGGCCACGCACGCGTCGAAgtgttcgtgttaaaggtgctgacggctgtacgtcGAAATGACGTATCGACTCCGAGGGCTGGTCGCGGAATTCGAGGGAAGGTTGTCTTTTTCTTCTAATCTCAAGTAGTAAACAACATTTTTCTAGTAAACGAATGCAAGCTTTCCTGAATATATGTTCAACCAGTGAAAACAGACGTGCACCTTACACGATCGCGGACCAAAAATCATTTAAATAAGCTGCCCTAAAATGTAATGAAGgtccttcataaaaaaaaaaagaagctttgcaCATACAACATGGTTCTACGCTGTCATCTTTAGGCATATATTTTCAGTGAGCGACAAGGGATGACATAAACCGTTGCTTGCTTTAACGGAAATTGATAAAGTACTAAAATATAATCATTGCAAAACCCActtcacgcaaaaaaaaagacgtgagcGTTAGACCTAAAGTATTTTCATGCGTCCACTGTTGTTCATGGGCTGAGCACAAAAGCTACTCTATTACACCCATCTCATAGTTGATGTGTCTCTAACCGGAAATGATGTACTCTTTTGTCGTGTGTCACATAATAAATGAGAACACATTTGTAGTAATTGTCCTTTAAATCAAAGTATTGGAATGCATGTGTAGCAATGACATGCAAAGTTGTTTCAGCTTCACCACAACTCAGCTGAATTTCTGTCTCAAGCAGTCTAGATAATATGTGCATTTACCTTACCAAGACAACGTCTATGCTGAAAAAGCATAtattaa
Protein-coding regions in this window:
- the LOC119173449 gene encoding uncharacterized protein LOC119173449 produces the protein MRCLLALAFLVVAANALYYETKPELGKYQDEAECFPYETYWYVVYRTFEHDPYLDDGKCAYIAQTKPLVNGTAHAHLKDATGQVLEFTTELHKTEGYKYYNKHNVTLLNGPKKGHSVSLFSAYSDCDECKVYRHPYIGENACSLLVPAHRKNNLTHSCKFIFHLLCGSNYETVYDETCKAK